From the Odocoileus virginianus isolate 20LAN1187 ecotype Illinois chromosome 20, Ovbor_1.2, whole genome shotgun sequence genome, the window agtgctcAAAACATTTTGCATTTGTATTATTTACCTTCTTTCAAGTAtagtaaaattcactctttttggTGTGCAGTTCTGAGTTTTGACAGATGCATAGAGCTGTGTAACTGTCACTGCTAACAagattgtggtttttttttcattcctccaAATTCTCTTGTGCCACCTCTTTGTCAtaataaccttttttaaaaaaagttttcatcaGTTATTTATTGAAAATTCACTAAAAACTTAATCCCAGAATCATACTATATGTTGGGGGAGTTTATTTTATATAGGTTATAATCATGCTTACTTGAAGGGCTAGATGAACTTGACCTTATACATTTCACATAAAAGTTTAATTACTCCAAGTCCTCTTATTGtctttagaaagttttttttttaaattttattcaagtatggttcatttacaatgttgtgtttaatttctattGTACAATAAAGTGactcatacatatatgtattctttttcatattttttcccatatatatataactgaatcactgtgatCTAACACATTGTAAACAAACtatactgtaatttaaaaaaaattttgtttaaaggtGCCTACCATTCCAAAAGAAGAAGCAGAAGAACCATgaaagcaactaaacaacaacaacaaacttttccTAACTACAGGCTAGCTTTCTTAGGCTTAGCAAGGCAACGACTCCATTCAGCCTGAAATCAGTCATAggcaatacagaaaaaaaatgggcATGACTGTgctccaataaagctttatttagggacactgaaatttgaatctcAAGTCATTTCCATGCATCATAAAACatccttcttttgattttttttcccttgaataatttaaaatgtaaaaaatgctCACAGGTGCCATCAAAGCCCCAGCGGCCCAGACTTGACCCATGAGGTTGTCTGGGCGACCTCACAAACAGGATTGCCTCATCCTCTCTAAAGTCCCTCCCAGCCCTTGAGAAACTGAGACTGTGAATAATCAGCTGGGGCGGGGCCTGGGTTTCTCCCAGGAAAAGCTTTTGCTTGCTCAGAAGAGTGTATTTGGAGAagtaagggcaggaggagaagggggcaacagaggatgagatgattggatggcatcactgagtcaaaggacatgagtctgagaaaactccgggagatggtgaaggacaaggaagcctggagggctacagtccatggcgttgcaaagagtcggacacgaatgagtgattGAACCACAACTCTGGAGACATTAATCAAGCTGCTCCAAAATGCTAGGGTCTGGGATGGGATGACCCATCCTTGGaggattaaaagagagagagagagagagagagaccacccTCTGTTCTCTTCCCAAttgccctgcctctctccctggcCTGGATCCAAGTCCTCTGGCCCAGTAGACCCTCAGTGGAACTGGATTTCAGCGTACTCTGGGTGCGTACCCTTGGGTCTCTGGGTCTCCCATGGTCTGAGGCCTGGGAAGTTGAGGACAGCGTAATGGAGCTCCTCTTGGTTGTTCTCTGCTTCTGAGGCTTGTGGGGATGACTTGGGTCCTGGACAGTTGTGGGAGACGAGATGGAGCTCCTTCTGGTTCTTTCTGGCTTCTGGGGAGTGACCATCTGGAGGAGGCTGGGAAGGACTGCTTGGTTTGGCTTTCTGTTTCTGAGCATAAGGAGGGGGGAAAAACGAccatcctgccttccttccttcatgcAACAAATACTTGAGCGCCTGCCCAGTGCCAGGTACTAATTAAGGAACTGGGATCACATCAGGCAGTGAAACAaagactctgccctccctgaGCTCGCCTCTTGTTTCCGGACAGGAACAAACTATAAACAgaagtctgttgtttaagcctccAGCCCGTGGCTCTTTGCTATGGCCGCCCTAGCGAACTGACTAATGCAGGTAGATTGGTGTGAGACCACCACAAGACAGAAGTGCTTCTTCAACACATACATCTCCCTCCCACATCCAAAACCTCCCTTCTCATCATCCTTCCATCCCGGATCACTCACGACTACTAACCTGTCCTCTATCTCTACAATCGTAACATTGGAGAGTGTTTTACACGTGGTCACCGTGTAGGTGACCATTTGaaattggcttttttcacttttttttttctcttggtcccTAAGCTCTATCCAGCCGAGGTGGGGAGAAGTGGTTTGGATAGATTTGAGAAGAGATGTGCTGATGGATCAATTGTGGGAGTATAAAAAAGAGAGGAGTAAGAAGTGACTTTGAGGCTGGAGGCTTGTACTTCCgagtagctcagttagtaaagaatctgcctgcaattcaggaggcccgggttcaatccctgggtcaggaagtaccctagaggaggaaatggcaacccactccagtacgcttgactggagaattccaaggacagaggagcctggtgggctacagtccatgagatcacaaagagtgggacatgattgtgGGACTGACTTTAAGGCTGGAGGCTTGAGCAGTTGGGCCAATGTGGGCTCTTTGCTGAGATGCagagggtggaggggaagggaatTAAGTGGTACTTAGTCACGAGTTTGATTTTGGACAGGAAAAGTTTGAGATGACTGTTAAATATACGAATAGACGCTGCCTACAGAGTTGGCTGTGAGTCTAGAGTTGAGGAATGAGTCTGGGAAATGTAAATTTTTGAGTCATTAGCATCTACATGTTCTCTCCTGAAAATATCCAGCATTTACCCAACACTTATTAGGTACTTGGTACTCAATGTTTTATGGGTAGAAAATGAGCGTATCAAGCACCCAGAATAAGCCTACATGGTCTGTACTACTATTATCCCCTTTTTACAGTTAAATTGAGGCACGGAGAAGTTAAGTGACTCATCCCAGAACACACAGCGTACAGAGCAGGAAGGAACCCCGGCGGGCTGACTTCAGAGCCTTGCCCTTAATCATCACTAGGACATACCACCCCTCAGTGATATTAATCATTGTGACATTCATTGTACTTAGTCATGTCGTTGGTAGTGGTGATAGGGAAATAGCTGCCATCTACTAAGCAATAGCATGTGTTGTAATCCTCAAACCGGCTCTCAAGGAGGAAGCGACAGAGGCTCGCTCAGCAGGAAGGAGGGATATGGTCAAGGTCTCCTAGAAGTTATGTGCCAGAATCAGGGTTTGAGGTCAACACCCGGGCCTCTTCCACTGTGAGGAAGGTCGGGACGGGGCTGGGGAGCAGCGCATACAGGAGTCAGAGCAGGGGACCAGGAGGCAGCGACTTGGGAGCACTCACCAGAGGGCCGGCCTTAGGGATCACGTTGATGTAATCCAGGATCATGCTCCTGCGTGAGAACCTGGACCGCGGAGCCTTtccgggggcgggggccggggccggggccggggccgagGTCGCGGCTGGGACTTCTGCCTGGGTCCATTTCTTCCTCAGAGCCCTCACGCTGAGGAAACATCCAGCCGCCGCCTCTGTGTGAGCCCGGGTCCCGCCCCTTTCCTGGGGTGCCCCAGATTCCACGCCCCATcgcttcccccctcccccttgtTCCTAACTCACAGGATCAGGATgaagcagaggaagaggaaggtgGTGACGCCAGTCCCTAGAGAGACTCCGCTGGAGAACGCTCTGGAGGCGAGTTCCTTCTCATCTGCACGGGAAACGGTCAGCCGTCTCTGAGCCGGTCCCATCCACGTGGGTCCTCATGTCCCGCCCGCCACTAGGTGCTTAGTCTTGTGGCTCCCATGCCAGAGGTTTCCCCTGCAGCCCCTTCCCATCGACTTCTTGGAAATTCCACTACACCCCATGCCCAGATGTCAGGCTTTCCGATTTAAATTTCCCCCTGCATCCCAAggggcctggtggctcagacagtgaagaatccacccgcaatgcgggagacctgggttcgatccctgggtggggaagatcccctggagaaggaaatggcaacccactgcagtattcgtgcctggagaatcccatggacagaggagcctggtgggctatacattccatggggttgccgagtcggacaggactgagggactaacgTGCCAGGCATGTCCccgccctcccccagctcctgatCCAACCGCAAGAGCCAGCCCCGGTCCCTCTcagcccccgcctcccccaccccaccctgaccTGGGCAGCAGCAGGACAGACCCGCTCCGGGCCCCGTGGGCGTTCAGGGCCTCGCAGCTGAGTCGGAGGCCGGAGCTGAGCCCCTCGCGTAGGCTCAGGGAACTGTTGGCCCAGGGCCCGGCAGAGCTGGAGCTGACCTCGAAGGAGGCGTTGCTGAGTTCCCCCGCCAGCAGCCCCTCTCCGAGCCGCCAGCGCAGGGAGGGGGCCGGCCGGGCTCTGGAGGAGCAGCTGCAGCGCAGACCCTCATCCTCCTGGGAGCAGGACGGGCCCAGCAGCTGCGGGGGAGCTGTGGGGAGACATGGGAGGGATCAGGggcacctctcccctccctggagcccCGGCATCCTGTCCCCAGGGCCCCCTGTACTCACAGACCACGGAGAGGCTCAGGGAAATATTTTGGGAGCCCAGCGGGTTCTGAGCCCGGCAGGTGAACTCCCCTTCCTGCTCTGTTTGTATCTGAGGCAGCTCCAGGACCCCAGGATCTGAGGGCTGGGAGGGGCTCACAGTCCGTCCCCGGTGGGTCCAGCTCAGCTGGGCGGGGGGGTTGCCGTGAGCAACACAGAGGAGACGCAGGCTTTGGCCCTCCAGGACCTGAAGAGATGCACCGCTCTCCAAGTTTTCCAGGGCTAGGGAGAGAAGAGGCAGGATGGATGAAGAGAGGAGGGCCCAGGAACCCTCCTGCCTGCTGCTATGCTGGACGTCCGTGCCCCAGTGTGGCGCCCAGAAGCCCCAGCTCCTCTGATGCCCTTCCATACCTGTGTGGTTTGCTCGCGAGATCACCACTTTCAGGTTCTCCGGGGCATCTGAAACAGAGACGGGGCGCTTGGCTCTAAGCGCAGGGGTTTCCTTCTGGGCCAAGTGAACGTCCCCCC encodes:
- the SIGLEC10 gene encoding sialic acid-binding Ig-like lectin 10 isoform X2; translated protein: MLLPLFLAMLWGGSQALDLFKLQVQESVMVQEGLCVVVPCSIFYPSRGWSPTTPAYGFWFRDQSPRPSLPVATNKPGQDVDTDTQGRFQLLGDPRESCSLLIREAHLEDTSLYFFRFERGDYVKYNFMEYKFYLQVTALTQKPAIYVPEILQPGHQVTLFCAFNWIFDECPVPAVSWIGNTVSANGASPRTSYFSELTFTPRPQDHNTELTCRVDFSGEGVSTQNTVWLSVAYAPKDLIISISDTDEPALEPRGKNLHLEVKKGQSLQLLCAVDSLPLATLSWTLQDRVLSWSHPLGSTTLELALPRVKAEDAGRYTCRAENRLGFLSRSLDLSVRYAPENLKVVISRANHTALENLESGASLQVLEGQSLRLLCVAHGNPPAQLSWTHRGRTVSPSQPSDPGVLELPQIQTEQEGEFTCRAQNPLGSQNISLSLSVVSPPQLLGPSCSQEDEGLRCSCSSRARPAPSLRWRLGEGLLAGELSNASFEVSSSSAGPWANSSLSLREGLSSGLRLSCEALNAHGARSGSVLLLPDEKELASRAFSSGVSLGTGVTTFLFLCFILILVRALRKKWTQAEVPAATSAPAPAPAPAPGKAPRSRFSRRSMILDYINVIPKAGPLPPPDGHSPEARKNQKELHLVSHNCPGPKSSPQASEAENNQEELHYAVLNFPGLRPWETQRPKGTHPEYAEIQFH
- the SIGLEC10 gene encoding sialic acid-binding Ig-like lectin 10 isoform X1 — translated: MLLPLFLAMLWGGSQALDLFKLQVQESVMVQEGLCVVVPCSIFYPSRGWSPTTPAYGFWFRDQSPRPSLPVATNKPGQDVDTDTQGRFQLLGDPRESCSLLIREAHLEDTSLYFFRFERGDYVKYNFMEYKFYLQVTALTQKPAIYVPEILQPGHQVTLFCAFNWIFDECPVPAVSWIGNTVSANGASPRTSYFSELTFTPRPQDHNTELTCRVDFSGEGVSTQNTVWLSVAYAPKDLIISISDTDEPALEPRGKNLHLEVKKGQSLQLLCAVDSLPLATLSWTLQDRVLSWSHPLGSTTLELALPRVKAEDAGRYTCRAENRLGFLSRSLDLSVRYAPENLKVVISRANHTALENLESGASLQVLEGQSLRLLCVAHGNPPAQLSWTHRGRTVSPSQPSDPGVLELPQIQTEQEGEFTCRAQNPLGSQNISLSLSVVSPPQLLGPSCSQEDEGLRCSCSSRARPAPSLRWRLGEGLLAGELSNASFEVSSSSAGPWANSSLSLREGLSSGLRLSCEALNAHGARSGSVLLLPDEKELASRAFSSGVSLGTGVTTFLFLCFILILVRALRKKWTQAEVPAATSAPAPAPAPAPGKAPRSRFSRRSMILDYINVIPKAGPLKQKAKPSSPSQPPPDGHSPEARKNQKELHLVSHNCPGPKSSPQASEAENNQEELHYAVLNFPGLRPWETQRPKGTHPEYAEIQFH